The Neobacillus sp. PS3-34 genome has a window encoding:
- a CDS encoding 3-hydroxybutyryl-CoA dehydrogenase translates to MNIEKVMVIGAAPMGSGIAQVCAMAGYQVLLNDLKADFIERGLGVINKNLSRQVEKGRMTEEQKQEITARLTPSTDLNDAGGVDLIIEAAVENMDIKTKIFSQLDNIAPANAILASNTSSLPITEIAAATKRPEKVIGMHFMNPVPVMKLVEIIRGLATSDEVYRAIEDMTKSLSKVPVEVNDFPGFVSNRILMPMINEAIYTLYEGVATKEAIDEVMKLGMNHPMGPLTLADFIGLDTCLYIMETLHEGFGDDKYRPCPLLRKYVKAGWLGKKSGRGFYQYE, encoded by the coding sequence ATGAACATCGAAAAAGTAATGGTAATTGGCGCGGCGCCAATGGGCTCCGGGATTGCGCAGGTTTGTGCAATGGCCGGCTATCAGGTTCTGCTTAATGATTTAAAAGCAGATTTTATCGAACGTGGCCTTGGCGTTATCAATAAGAATCTGTCCAGGCAGGTTGAAAAAGGCAGGATGACAGAAGAGCAGAAGCAGGAAATAACAGCACGCCTTACACCTTCCACTGATTTAAATGATGCTGGCGGAGTGGATCTCATCATTGAAGCGGCAGTCGAGAATATGGACATCAAAACAAAGATCTTTTCACAATTGGATAATATTGCACCGGCAAATGCCATATTGGCAAGCAATACATCCTCATTGCCAATTACAGAAATTGCTGCAGCAACGAAAAGGCCTGAAAAGGTTATCGGAATGCACTTTATGAATCCGGTTCCTGTCATGAAACTGGTAGAAATCATCCGTGGCCTGGCGACTTCAGATGAAGTGTATCGTGCTATTGAAGATATGACGAAATCACTGAGCAAGGTGCCGGTTGAAGTGAACGATTTCCCTGGCTTTGTGTCAAACCGAATCCTTATGCCAATGATCAACGAAGCGATTTATACCCTGTATGAAGGCGTCGCAACGAAGGAAGCAATCGATGAGGTCATGAAGCTGGGCATGAACCATCCAATGGGACCTTTAACACTAGCTGATTTTATCGGGCTTGATACTTGTCTGTACATTATGGAGACGCTGCACGAAGGATTTGGCGACGATAAATACCGTCCATGCCCTCTTCTTCGCAAATATGTCAAAGCTGGCTGGCTCGGTAAAAAGTCAGGACGCGGTTTTTACCAGTACGAATAA